TACGCACCCGTCAGCGGCGTCGTGTAGCGCGTCAGCGCGTCGCGCGGGCCGCCGTCCGCGCCGGCCATCTGCTCCAACATCCGCTGCAAGCGGTGCTGCTCCTTGCTGAACCCGATGAACAGCGTCCCGTGATCGGTGACGGTGCCGTACGGGACGTTGCGCCGGAAGATCGGCAGCTCCTCGCCACCCTCTTTGAGCGTCGTGCGCGAGACGTGCGAATCGGCCGGCATCGCCGCGCCTTCGAGCTCGATGCTCTCGTCTTTGGTGCGCCCGATGACACGCTCTTGCGCGAGCTCGGGAAGCGCGTTCCACGCGCCGGTGTCGTGACGCCATTGCTGAAAGAGCAGCACGCTTCCGCCCGCGCCGGGCTGGCTTTCGTCGATCAGTGCGACCTCGGCGGCTTCGTAGAGGGTCGGGTTCTCGGTGCCGTCCTCGAAGCCGGTGAGATCGCGGCTGTGCTTGTACGACCAGCCCGTCGCCTCGCGCACCAGCGACGCGTGCGGCGCCGCCGTCGCGATCGCCGTTTGGCCGAGGTCGAAGACGATGTCGTACGCGGCTGCGGCGACCCACACGAACAGGTCGGCCTGGGTCGCAGGCATCACGTAGCCGTCAGGTCCGCGCAGATCGTTCTCAAAGCTCGTCACGTTCGCCGGCACGTCGTCCGGCGCAACGCCGCGCCACAACTCAGGGCGGAAGCCGACGACCAGGTTCACGCCGCCGACCGTCGTGTGCGGTGGGCGAAGGCTCGCAATCGCGCCGACCAGCCCCGCCGGATCGGCGCGTGCGTTCAGCGTGAACTCGAAGAACCCGTGCGACGCGTCGCCGAGCGAGAAGATGCCGAATTGCCCCGTCGCCATGGACGGCTTCGATTATCGCGGCGGCGTGCCGGTTCCCCCGCTCAGCGCTCCTGCTGGGTCGGGCGGATCAGGACCTCGTTGATCGTGACGTAGCGCGGCCGCGTAATCACGTAGACGATCGCGTCGGCGATGTCAGTGGCTTGCAGCGGCTCGTCGATCGGCAGCCCCGCGCGCAGCTGCACCAGAATCTCGGGCCGGTTGTGGCTGCCCAGCTCGGTCGCGACCATGCCGGGCTCGACCAGCGAAACGCGCACGTGACGTTTCGTGACCTCCTGGCGCAGCGATTCGCTGAACGCGCCGACCGCGAACTTCGTCGCGTTGTAGACGCCCGCGCCGCTGCGCGCGACACGGCCCGCGACCGAGCTGATGTTCACGATGTCCGCGACCCTGCGCGGCTCCTGTTGCGCCGCGTCGAGCAGGTGCGGCAGCGCGGCGTGCGTGCCGAACATCAATCCTTCGACGTTGAGGTGCAGCATGCGCAGCCACTCGGTGACGTCCGCGTCCGAGATCGGGCCGAGCAGCATCAGCCCCGCGTTGTTGACCAGCGTGTCGAGCCGAGCAAAGCGCGCGACGGTCTTCTGCACCATCGCCCGCGCTTCGTCTTCTTTGGTGACATCGGTTTCAAGGACCAGCACCTCCGCGCCGGCGCGCCGGATGCGCTCGGCGAGCGCTTCGAGCCGGTCGACGCGGCGCGCCGCGATCGCCACGTCGGCGCCTTGCTCGGCGAGAGCGAGCGCGGTCGCCTCGCCGATCCCCGAGCTGGCGCCGGTGACGAGCGCAACGGTTCCTTGCAGCGGCTTTGCCATGCCGTTCCCGATTCGGCTCGGCCCGCCTCGGTTGCGCTGTCCTTGGACCCGGCTCCCTAGGGTCGGCTCCTCTGCTGGGCGAAACGTACGGAGGGCGGCCGCGAAGCCGTGGCCGCCGTTGGAGGGTGCGATGAGCCTGCAGCACACAACCACGGTGCCG
This is a stretch of genomic DNA from Candidatus Eremiobacterota bacterium. It encodes these proteins:
- a CDS encoding Dyp-type peroxidase; translated protein: MATGQFGIFSLGDASHGFFEFTLNARADPAGLVGAIASLRPPHTTVGGVNLVVGFRPELWRGVAPDDVPANVTSFENDLRGPDGYVMPATQADLFVWVAAAAYDIVFDLGQTAIATAAPHASLVREATGWSYKHSRDLTGFEDGTENPTLYEAAEVALIDESQPGAGGSVLLFQQWRHDTGAWNALPELAQERVIGRTKDESIELEGAAMPADSHVSRTTLKEGGEELPIFRRNVPYGTVTDHGTLFIGFSKEQHRLQRMLEQMAGADGGPRDALTRYTTPLTGAYYFVPALDALGRFATPEED
- a CDS encoding SDR family NAD(P)-dependent oxidoreductase; the encoded protein is MAKPLQGTVALVTGASSGIGEATALALAEQGADVAIAARRVDRLEALAERIRRAGAEVLVLETDVTKEDEARAMVQKTVARFARLDTLVNNAGLMLLGPISDADVTEWLRMLHLNVEGLMFGTHAALPHLLDAAQQEPRRVADIVNISSVAGRVARSGAGVYNATKFAVGAFSESLRQEVTKRHVRVSLVEPGMVATELGSHNRPEILVQLRAGLPIDEPLQATDIADAIVYVITRPRYVTINEVLIRPTQQER